A single region of the Streptomyces virginiae genome encodes:
- a CDS encoding cupin domain-containing protein: MQKFSLDAKVREHVQHAAAAASGRSAETVYGGAEHVLRQTVVALEAGRSLTEHENPGEATLLVLRGRVRLHSTDASWDGMAGDMIVVPPVRHSLEALERSAVLLTVAKHQ; the protein is encoded by the coding sequence AGCACGTGCAGCATGCCGCAGCAGCTGCCTCCGGGCGTAGCGCGGAGACCGTCTACGGCGGCGCCGAGCACGTACTGCGCCAGACTGTCGTGGCCCTGGAGGCGGGGAGGTCACTCACCGAACACGAAAACCCCGGCGAAGCCACACTGCTCGTTCTGCGCGGACGGGTGCGCTTGCACAGCACCGATGCATCGTGGGACGGGATGGCCGGTGACATGATCGTAGTACCGCCGGTTCGGCACAGTCTTGAGGCACTGGAGCGATCCGCGGTTCTGCTCACCGTTGCAAAGCATCAATGA